A section of the Rhipicephalus sanguineus isolate Rsan-2018 chromosome 11, BIME_Rsan_1.4, whole genome shotgun sequence genome encodes:
- the LOC125756441 gene encoding uncharacterized protein LOC125756441, with protein MHLVCLGVMRWMLRNWVSRGQGPRASRLGRFERCKLNDCLRECANAFPSCFQRKPRGTEELDRWKASEFRTFLLYVGPVVLKSVLPASQYQHFLLFHVAIRILVYPHYHLEYNQFARDLLRYFVQEFGKLYGSKQLVYNVHTLSHLAEQCLVHGPLDEFSAFPFENHLGKMKKLLRSSNKPLAQLSRRLSEMRHLTPKAQKQGPCQLKAGDCLLLDDGPAVVLEVNDSSFKAAALQNPRDFYKVPLQSSWLCIYKCDAASGDVKTWRLEDLRGKTQCLKLRRKRNYIVFPLLHLQ; from the coding sequence ATGCATTTGGTCTGCCTGGGTGTGATGCGGTGGATGCTCAGAAACTGGGTGAGCAGAGGCCAGGGTCCTAGGGCAAGCAGGTTGGGCAGATTTGAGCGCTGCAAACTTAACGATTGTTTGCGAGAATGTGCAAATGCCTTTCCCAGCTGCTTCCAAAGAAAGCCAAGGGGAACAGAAGAACTGGACCGCTGGAAGGCATCAGAATTCCGTACATTCCTTCTCTACGTGGGGCCTGTGGTGCTTAAATCTGTGCTTCCAGCGTCACAGTACCAGCACTTTCTGTTGTTCCACGTGGCAATCAGAATACTGGTTTATCCACATTACCATCTGGAATACAACCAGTTTGCCCGTGACCTGCTGCGATACTTTGTTCAGGAATTTGGCAAACTGTATGGCAGTAAGCAGCTCGTGTACAACGTGCACACCCTCAGCCATCTTGCGGAACAGTGCTTGGTCCATGGGCCCCTTGATGAATTCAGCGCCTTCCCTTTTGAGAACCACTTGGGGAAAATGAAGAAGCTGCTGCGCTCCTCTAACAAGCCACTCGCTCAACTCAGCAGGAGGCTGTCAGAGATGAGGCATCTGACTCCGAAGGCACAGAAGCAAGGGCCCTGTCAACTAAAAGCAGGAGACTGTCTTTTGCTGGATGATGGACCGGCTGTTGTGTTggaggtgaatgacagcagttTTAAAGCCGCAGCCCTACAAAATCCAAGGGACTTTTACAAAGTACCACTCCAGTCATCCTGGCTTTGCATATATAAATGTGATGCCGCTAGTGGTGATGTGAAAACTTGGCGGCTTGAAGACCTTCGTGGCAAAACACAGTGCCTTAAACTGCGGCGCAAGCGCAACTACATAGTTTTCCCTTTGTTGCACCTGCAGTGA